In Sphingomonas sp. M1-B02, the sequence GCGCCGTCCGCGCCCCGCGCCGCGCGGACGCGGCGGCGGCTTCGGTTCCGGCATGGCCTCCACCGATGACGATTACGTCGAACTGCATGCCTGCTCGCTACCGCTTGCGGCGGGCGCGGTCAAAAGGCGTTTCACGTGGAACATCATTTCCCGATGCAGAATCGCGCGAACAGGCTGTCGAGCATCGCTTCGACCCCCGATCGCCCCGTGATCGCGTCGAACGCTCGTCTGGCGCTACGAAGCTCTTCCGCCATCAGCAACAGATCGCTCTGCTCTGCTGCGCGTCGAAGGGCAGCCTCGGCTTGGCCAACCAGGGCCCGCTGGCGCCCGTTCAATGCAACTGCGTCTGGAGGCGGCAACAAGTGTCGCGACGCCTCCGAGAGCAGGTCCCAGAACGCCCGAACGCCCTCCCCGCTATGGACCGAAATCGCGACGTCCTTTGCCCCGCTCTGCTCTCGACCGGCCTCATCGGCGCGTGCATGGACCCAGATCGGGCATGGATGGCCCGGCGGCGCATCGTCGCCCAGCCAGACCAGGATATCGGCCTCTTGCATTGCGTCGCGTGCACGCGAAATTCCGATCGCCTCGATCGCGTCACCGGTCGAATCCGCGAGGCCCGCCGTATCAATCAATAGATAGGCAACTCCATCCCGCACGATCGGTACCTCGATCCGATCACGTGTCGTCCCGGCGAGGGACGAGACGATCGCTGCCTCGCGCCCGGCAAGTGCATTGAGCAGAGTCGACTTGCCGGCATTGCGCGGGCCGGCGAGAACGACGCGTAACCCGTCGCGCAAGCGCTCGACCGGCGGTTGTGCGAGCGTCGCTGCGAGACGGGCGCCAAGTGACGATGCCGCGTCACGCAGCGTTGCTTCGGACCCGGCTCCGCCCGCAACATCGTCCTCATCGCTATGATCAAGCAGCGCTTCGACCTGCGCCGCCACTGCCAGCAGTTCACCATTCCATCCCTCGACCTCCCGGCGTACCCCGCCCTCTGCCGATCGAAGGGCGGTGCGGCGCTGCGCTTCGGTCTCGGCCATCAGCAAGTCGCCGAGCCCCTCGGCCTCGCTGAGATCCAGCCTCCCGTTCAGCAGCGCCCGGCGAGTGAACTCACCCGCGTCGGCGGGACGCAGCCCGGGGATCGCTGCCAGGCAGCGCTCGACCGCCCGCACCACTGCGCGCCCGCCGTGCAGATGAAGCTCGACGATATCCTCGCCGGTGGCGCTGTCTGGTGCGGGAAAGCAAAGCACGAGCGCACGATCGAGCAATTCCCCGTCGGCGGGATCGCGCAACGCGCGCAAGCCGGCCCTGCGCGCTTCGGGCAATGCGCCCCCAAGGCTGCGTACGGCCTCGCACGCGCCCGGGCCGCTCAGGCGCAGAACCGCGATGGCGGCGGGCGGGACACCGCTGGAAACCGCGAAGATGGTGTCCATTTCAGCCGCCGCTCTTGTTCCCGCCCTCGAACAGCCCGCGCCAGAAATTCATCCCCGCTTCACCCATCGGTGCCCAGTTGCGCATCATTTCCTGAAACGCCTCAGGACTTCCTTGTTTATCAATGGCTTCGACCATCATGCCGACATATTTTTCATGGACCGGAGCAAGATCGGGGAGCCCCATCGCGCGGCGCGCCTCTTCGGGCGTGCATTCGACTTCGACATTGATCTTCATGGCGCGCTTACTCTCCGCTTGAGCCTGCCGCGGCGCGGCTGCTAGGCCAAAGGCCATGTATGCGCGCGACCATGCCCTGATCGCAACGCCCATCGGCACCGTCGCCGTCGAGGGCGACGACGCGCAGGTTGCCGCGGTGCGAATCGGCGAGGCCGGCCCCGTGACCAAAGGCTCCGCCGCGGCGGTCCGCACAGCGATCGAGCAACTCGAACAATGGTTCGCCGGTGAACGCCGGGTCTTCGATGTGGCCATGGCGGCACCCGCCACCCTGCGCGGCGCCGAATTGCGCGACGGGCTCGTGGCAGTCGGCTATGGCGAAACCCTGAGCTACGGCACGCTGGCGCGGACATTGAGATCGAGCCCCCGCGCGATCGGCCAGCTCTGCGCGCGCAATCCCTTCCCCATCCTCGTGCCCTGCCACCGCATCCTCGGCAGCGGCGGCGCACTCGGCGCCTATTCGGCGGGCGACGGACCCAAGACCAAATCCTGGCTGGTCGAGCATGAGCGCCAGCACTCGAGAAGGACCCTGTTATGAACGACGTCACCATCAATGCGCTGGACGGAAGTGGCAGCTTCCAGGCCTATGTCGCGGAACCCAGCGGAACGCCGCGCGCGGCGATCATCGTGATCCAGGAAATCTTCGGAGTGAACCCGGGCATTCGCGGCAAATGCGATCGCTGGGCCGAGGAAGGTTACCTCGCCATCGCCCCCGATCTCTTCTGGCGTATCGAACCGGGCGTTCAGCTCGATCCGGACATTCCCGACGAGCTCCAGCGTGCGTTCGGCCATATGAACCAGTTCGATCAGGATCTGGGCGTGGCCGATATCGAGGCGACGATCCAGGCGGCGCGGGCGCGGATCGATGGCGGCAAGGTCGGCGTCGTCGGCTTCTGCCTAGGCGGGCGGCTGGCCTTCATGGCGGCGACGCGGACCGATGCCGATGCGAGCGTGGGCTATTATGCGGTCGGCGTCGACAATCTGCTCGACGAGAAGCATGCCATCGCGAAGCCGCTGCTACTCCACATCGCAGGCGCGGATCATTTCGTCACGCCCGACATTCAGGCAGCAATGCATGCGGGACTCGACGATCACCCCAAGGTGACGTTGTTCGACTATCCCGGCGAGGATCACGGATTCGCCGCCGAGATGGGCGATCGCCGCTCAGAAGAAGCCGCCACGCTTGCCGACAAGCGAACCAGCGACTTCTTTGCGGAGAAACTAACTAGCTGAAGAAGCTGAGGATTCCTGGCGTGTCGTGATTGCCGATCCAGCCTTCATAGATCATCTTGAAGGCCACGAAGACAATCACGGCCAGCCCAAAATAGGCGATCCAGCGGTAGCGATCGATCAGCTGCGCGATGAAGTTCGCCGCCAGCCCCATCAGCGCGACCGACAGCAGCAGGCCGACGACCAGAATCCCTGGATGTTCGCGGGCCGCCCCTGCGACCGCCAGCACATTGTCGAGGCTCATCGAAACGTCGGCCACCGCGACTGCCCAGGCGGCACCGGCGAAGCTGCGTGCGGGCTTCAGCCCCGAATGCTCGTCGCCACTGATCTCCGCGGATCCCGCGCTCTGGCCGCTATGCCGAATCTCGCGCCAGAACTTCCAGCTGACCCACAGCAACAGCAGCCCGCCGGCGAAGATCAAACCGACGATCCCCATCAGCCAACTGACGATCAACGCGAAGAAGATGCGAAGCACCAGCGCGGCGCCGATGCCGATCAGAATCACCTTCTTGCGCTGGTCGGCGGGGAGCCCCGCGGCAAGCGCACCGACGACGATCGCATTGTCGCCCGCCAGTACCAGATCGATCATCAGCACCGATCCGAACGCGGCCAGCGCCGCGGGTTCGGTGATGTTGGAGAAATCCTTGAGGATGTTCGCCCAGATGTCGGCGGGCGAGCCCATGCCGGCGGCGGCGGCCGTGGTCGCGGCGGCGAGAAGTTGCTCGATCATGCGGCAGTCCTAACGGATCAGGAGTTCATGCTGTCGAAGAAATCCTCGTTGGTCTTCGAATTCTTCATCTTGTCGAGCAGGAATTCCATCGCGTCGATCGTGCCCATCTGCATGAGGATGCGGCGCAGCACCCACATCTTGGAGAGCTTGGCCTGGTCGACCAGCAGCTCTTCCTTGCGGGTGCCCGACTTGCCGACGTCGAGCGCCGGGAAGATGCGCTTGTCTGCCACCTTGCGATCGAGAACGATTTCCGAGTTACCGGTACCCTTGAATTCCTCGAAGATGACTTCGTCCATGCGGCTGCCGGTATCGATCAACGCAGTGGCGATGATCGAGAGCGAGCCGCCTTCCTCGATGTTGCGCGCGGCTCCGAAGAAGCGCTTGGGACGCTGGAGCGCGTTTGCGTCCACACCGCCGGTCAGCACCTTGCCCGAGCTCGGCACGACGGTGTTGTAGGCGCGGCCGAGGCGCGTGATCGAATCGAGCAGGATGACGACATCCTTCTTGTGCTCGACCAGGCGCTTCGCCTTTTCGATAACCATTTCAGCGACTTGCACGTGGCGCTGCGCGGGTTCGTCGAAGGTCGAGGAGACGACTTCGCCCTTCACGCTGCGCTGCATGTCGGTGACTTCCTCGGGCCGCTCGTCGATGAGCAGCACGATCAGGAAGACCTCGGGGTGGTTGTCGGTAACCGCCTTGGCGATATTCTGCAGCATCACCGTCTTGCCGACCCGCGGCGGCGCCACGATCAGCGTCCGCTGGCCCTTGCCCTGCGGCGAGATGATGTCGATCACGCGCGCCGACTTGTCCTTGGCAGTCGGATCCTGCGGATCGAGCGTCAGCTTGGATTCGGGATAGAGCGGCGTCAGATTGTCGAAATTGACCCGGTGGCGCACCGCATCGGGATCGTCGAAATTGACCGACACCAGGCGGACCAGCGCGAAATAGCGCTCGCCGTCCTTGGGCCCGCGGATCTCGCCTTCCACCGTGTCGCCGGTGCGCAGGCCGAACTTGCGAACCTGGTTGGGCGAGACATAGATGTCGTCGGGGCCGGCGAGATAATTGGCCTGTGCCGAGCGCAGGAAGCCGAAGCCGTCGGGGAGCACTTCGATCGTGCCCTCGCCCATGATTTCTTCGCCATTCTCGGCCTGCGCCTTCAGGATCGCGAACAGCAGATCCTGCTTGCGCAGCGTCGATGCGCTCTCGACGCCAAGCTCCTCGGCCATGCTGACCAGTTCTGCGGGCGGGGTTTTCTTGAGGTCTTTGAGATGCATGGGGAGTCCGAATGCTTAAGCGTGGGGGAGCGTCGGGATCGGCGGAGGCGCGCGACAAGGCGATGCTGGAAGGAAAGGGCGCGGAACCGGTGACCCGGCGCACGGCTTCGAATTAGGAGCCCCCCAGAGGCAAGTCAACCTCGGATGGTCGACTCAGAAGGGCTTCACCACGGCAAGAATGACGATCAGTACCACCGCCAGCGCAGGTACTTCGTTGAGCAGGCGCAGCGTGCGGGGCGCCAGCTTGCCCACGCCACGTGCGAGTTTCTTCGAATAACCGACTGCCCAGCCATGATAGCCGCTGAGCAGCACCACGAAGAGCAGTTTGGCATGTAGCCAGCCAAGCCCGGGCTGGCCGTCGAACAGTCCGACATTGGCGGCCAACAATATCCCGAGCAGCCAGACGATCAGGATCGACGGGGTCAGGATCATCGCGCGCAGGGTAGCCTCGCGCTTCGTCCACGCGTCGGCTTGGGGGGTGCCCAACGCCTCCTGATGATGCACCAGATAGCGCGGCAACAGGAAAAGCCCGGCCATCCAGAAGATCACGAAGATGATGTGGAACGCCTTGATCCACAGATAGCCATTGCCCAGGAACCCGGTCATTCGCGGCCTCGCACCTGCGCCAAAAGCGCCTCCACATGCGCGATCGGAGTATCCTGCTGGATGCCGTGGCCCAGGTTGAAGACATGCGGCCGATCGGGGAAGGCACCCAGGATTCGTTCCACTGCACTATGCAGCATCTTGCCGCCGGCGATCAGCACAAGCGGATCGAGATTTCCTTGCACCGGCAGGCCCTGCGGCAGTGCCTGATCGGCCCAGGCCGGATCGACGGACTCGTCGATCCCGATCGCATCGACCCCGGTTTCGCGCGCATAAGCGGCGAGCTTCCCGCCTGCACCCTTCGGAAAACCGATGACGGGGACCTGCGGCGCGCGCGCGTGCAGCGCGGCGACGATCCGCGCGGTCGGCGCGATCACCCACTGCTCGAACTGCGCGGGCGAAAGGCTGCCCGACCAGCTGTCGAACAATTGCACCGCCTCGACACCGGCGTCGATCTGGCCGAGCAGATATTCCACGGTTACATCGGCGATCCGGGTGACCAGTTCGCTCACCATCCCGGGATCGGCATAGGCCAGTCGTCGCGCCTCCGCCTGCTCGCGGCTTCCCTGTCCGGCGATCATATAGGTCGCGACCGTCCAGGGACTGCCCGCAAAGCCCAGGAAGGTCGTCGCCGGGGGCAAGGCAGCCGCGACCCGCTTCACGGTCTCGTAGATGGGTCTGAGCGGCTCTGGCGTAGGTATCAGGCCATCGAGCAGCGCCCTGCTCTCCAGTTTCGGCGCGAGCCGCGGGCCTTCGCCGGTCTCGAACCAGAGATTCTGCCCCAGCGCCATGGGCACGATCAGAATGTCGGAAAACAGGATCGCCCCGTCCATCCCGAAGCGGCGAATTGGCTGGAGCGTGATCTCGGCTGCGGCTTCGCTGTCGTTGACCAACGCCAGGAACCCGCCCTTCTCGGCACGCAGCGCGCGATATTCGGGCAGATAGCGTCCCGCCTGGCGCATCAGCCAGATCGGCGGGGTCGGTTGCTTTTCGCCACGCAGAGTTGCGAGCAGCGGTTTTGGCGAAGAGGAGGTCAGGGCTTCTTTCCTATAACTATAAGAAGAGAATCTAAGGGTATTTGGAGTCAGTAGGGGCGTGGAAGACGAGGCTTATGCGTTGCTGGCGATTCTGCCAACAGCTTGACTCCCGATGCGGCGCGGTGGCTCCCGGATTCGCTGCCTTGTTCCCCACTTTCCACAGCCTGTGGAGCGGAACCAGGGGTTGGGGATGCGCTTGTGGATGACTCAGCGGTCGAGTCCGCGGATCCGCCACGCTTGGCCGCAGGCTCGGGTTGCGCTAGCGGCTGTGCATCATGTTCTCCACAGTTTCACGCACGGCCTGATGCGGCTCCACCTCCACTTGCTCTCGGATTCGACCGGCGAGACGCTGGAGAATATCGCCAAGGCGGCGCTTGCCCAGTTCGACGATGTCGAGACCACGCGCCATTTCTGGCCGATGGTGCGCAGCGAGGCGCATCTCGAGCGCATATTGGCGGAAATCGCGCAAAATCCGGGGCTGGTGATCTTCACGCTGGTCAACAGCGACACCAGGCGCACGCTGGAGAGCCGCTGCCGGGCGATGGGGCTGCCGGCGATCGCGCCGCTCGATCCGGTGAGCCATGCGCTTTCCAGCCTGCTGGGGCAGGAGGCGAAGGCGCGCCCTGGCAGGCAGCATATTCTGGATGCCGCTTATTTCGCGCGGGTCGATGCGATTCAGTTCACGATCGCGCATGACGACGGGATTGGCGCCGAGGATTGGGAAGAGGCCGATATCGTGCTCGCCGGCGTTTCGCGCTCGTCCAAGACGCCCACGTCGATTTATCTCGCCAATCGTGGCTACAAGACAGCCAACATTCCGGTCGTAGTCGAATCGCCGCCGCCACCCGAGTTGTACGCGCTCAAGC encodes:
- the rho gene encoding transcription termination factor Rho; amino-acid sequence: MHLKDLKKTPPAELVSMAEELGVESASTLRKQDLLFAILKAQAENGEEIMGEGTIEVLPDGFGFLRSAQANYLAGPDDIYVSPNQVRKFGLRTGDTVEGEIRGPKDGERYFALVRLVSVNFDDPDAVRHRVNFDNLTPLYPESKLTLDPQDPTAKDKSARVIDIISPQGKGQRTLIVAPPRVGKTVMLQNIAKAVTDNHPEVFLIVLLIDERPEEVTDMQRSVKGEVVSSTFDEPAQRHVQVAEMVIEKAKRLVEHKKDVVILLDSITRLGRAYNTVVPSSGKVLTGGVDANALQRPKRFFGAARNIEEGGSLSIIATALIDTGSRMDEVIFEEFKGTGNSEIVLDRKVADKRIFPALDVGKSGTRKEELLVDQAKLSKMWVLRRILMQMGTIDAMEFLLDKMKNSKTNEDFFDSMNS
- a CDS encoding methylated-DNA--[protein]-cysteine S-methyltransferase, producing MYARDHALIATPIGTVAVEGDDAQVAAVRIGEAGPVTKGSAAAVRTAIEQLEQWFAGERRVFDVAMAAPATLRGAELRDGLVAVGYGETLSYGTLARTLRSSPRAIGQLCARNPFPILVPCHRILGSGGALGAYSAGDGPKTKSWLVEHERQHSRRTLL
- a CDS encoding pyruvate, water dikinase regulatory protein; this translates as MRLHLHLLSDSTGETLENIAKAALAQFDDVETTRHFWPMVRSEAHLERILAEIAQNPGLVIFTLVNSDTRRTLESRCRAMGLPAIAPLDPVSHALSSLLGQEAKARPGRQHILDAAYFARVDAIQFTIAHDDGIGAEDWEEADIVLAGVSRSSKTPTSIYLANRGYKTANIPVVVESPPPPELYALKRPLIVGLTTSADRLVQIRRNRLLSLNQSPETAYVDQDSVQREIAFARRMFADNGWPVIDVTRRSIEETAAAIIQLCNERAMEERSA
- a CDS encoding CopD family protein — its product is MTGFLGNGYLWIKAFHIIFVIFWMAGLFLLPRYLVHHQEALGTPQADAWTKREATLRAMILTPSILIVWLLGILLAANVGLFDGQPGLGWLHAKLLFVVLLSGYHGWAVGYSKKLARGVGKLAPRTLRLLNEVPALAVVLIVILAVVKPF
- the hemE gene encoding uroporphyrinogen decarboxylase, with protein sequence MTSSSPKPLLATLRGEKQPTPPIWLMRQAGRYLPEYRALRAEKGGFLALVNDSEAAAEITLQPIRRFGMDGAILFSDILIVPMALGQNLWFETGEGPRLAPKLESRALLDGLIPTPEPLRPIYETVKRVAAALPPATTFLGFAGSPWTVATYMIAGQGSREQAEARRLAYADPGMVSELVTRIADVTVEYLLGQIDAGVEAVQLFDSWSGSLSPAQFEQWVIAPTARIVAALHARAPQVPVIGFPKGAGGKLAAYARETGVDAIGIDESVDPAWADQALPQGLPVQGNLDPLVLIAGGKMLHSAVERILGAFPDRPHVFNLGHGIQQDTPIAHVEALLAQVRGRE
- a CDS encoding DUF6489 family protein → MKINVEVECTPEEARRAMGLPDLAPVHEKYVGMMVEAIDKQGSPEAFQEMMRNWAPMGEAGMNFWRGLFEGGNKSGG
- a CDS encoding TerC family protein, producing the protein MIEQLLAAATTAAAAGMGSPADIWANILKDFSNITEPAALAAFGSVLMIDLVLAGDNAIVVGALAAGLPADQRKKVILIGIGAALVLRIFFALIVSWLMGIVGLIFAGGLLLLWVSWKFWREIRHSGQSAGSAEISGDEHSGLKPARSFAGAAWAVAVADVSMSLDNVLAVAGAAREHPGILVVGLLLSVALMGLAANFIAQLIDRYRWIAYFGLAVIVFVAFKMIYEGWIGNHDTPGILSFFS
- a CDS encoding dienelactone hydrolase family protein, with the protein product MNDVTINALDGSGSFQAYVAEPSGTPRAAIIVIQEIFGVNPGIRGKCDRWAEEGYLAIAPDLFWRIEPGVQLDPDIPDELQRAFGHMNQFDQDLGVADIEATIQAARARIDGGKVGVVGFCLGGRLAFMAATRTDADASVGYYAVGVDNLLDEKHAIAKPLLLHIAGADHFVTPDIQAAMHAGLDDHPKVTLFDYPGEDHGFAAEMGDRRSEEAATLADKRTSDFFAEKLTS
- the mnmE gene encoding tRNA uridine-5-carboxymethylaminomethyl(34) synthesis GTPase MnmE gives rise to the protein MDTIFAVSSGVPPAAIAVLRLSGPGACEAVRSLGGALPEARRAGLRALRDPADGELLDRALVLCFPAPDSATGEDIVELHLHGGRAVVRAVERCLAAIPGLRPADAGEFTRRALLNGRLDLSEAEGLGDLLMAETEAQRRTALRSAEGGVRREVEGWNGELLAVAAQVEALLDHSDEDDVAGGAGSEATLRDAASSLGARLAATLAQPPVERLRDGLRVVLAGPRNAGKSTLLNALAGREAAIVSSLAGTTRDRIEVPIVRDGVAYLLIDTAGLADSTGDAIEAIGISRARDAMQEADILVWLGDDAPPGHPCPIWVHARADEAGREQSGAKDVAISVHSGEGVRAFWDLLSEASRHLLPPPDAVALNGRQRALVGQAEAALRRAAEQSDLLLMAEELRSARRAFDAITGRSGVEAMLDSLFARFCIGK